TGGACCCGCACTTTTTCCACCTGTTCCGGCCTTGGACGGGGCCCCAGATAGCTCGCTGCCGGATCCGAGGGGACGACCCTCGAGAGCGTGAAAGTGATGACACAGAGCCCCAAAAGGACGAAAACGAGCCAGATCAGGCGTCTTACCACGTAGCGTAACATCAGCCTCTATTTCCTGCAGAAAGACGAAACACTTGAGCAATCCGATCGGCTACCGATCCGGGCACGGCTCCTGAAAGCATGAGAGAGAATCCGGTCCAATCTGTTCTGACCATTTTGAAATAAAGGATGGAGAGCGCTCTTGGAGGTGGCGGGCTTCTCCACCACCTCCTTGCTCGCCTTACTCCTTGTACATATTGTAAAAGAAGGGGACCCGGGGGTAGTTGGGGTTGATGACATAGCCTTTGAGCTCGGCCCTTTTGAATACCCCTCTCTCGATGTCGAAGAGAAAAATCGAGGGCGCATCCTCAATCAGCATCTCTTGGGCTTTGGAGTACAGAGCCTTAGCCTGCTTTGGGTTCGGCGTGCTATAGGCTTCCAGGATCGTCCGGTCAAACTCCGGATTCTTGTAATAGGAGAAGTTCCAGTAGGGTTTCTCCTCGACGTGCCAGAGGCTGTAAAGGGTTTCGTAAGGATCGCTGAAGGTCGGCCACCACATAACCGCTGCCATGTGATGGGCCTTTTCCGGCCCTCCCTTCATCAACTCCCATTGGGCTGTCCAGATCATGGGCCGGATATCTACTTCGATGCCGATCCTGCCGAGCGCCTCTTTGACCAGGGGAGCAAAGGCTTTTTCAGCCGGGTTCTCCGAAGCATAAGTGAACATAAGCCTGTCCTTGATCCCGTTTGGATAGCCGGCCTGAGCCATCAGGCTTTTGGCCTTGTCCAGATCATAGGTGTACTGAAACAGGGTGTCGTCATGTCCGAACTGGCCGTTGGGGACAGGCCCCACAGCCTGCCTCCCAAACCCTGCCACGGAGACGTCGATGATGTCCTTGTAAGGTATGGCATAGGAGACGGCCTGTCTGATCAGCTTGTTGTTGAAGGGGAACTTTGCCGTATTCAGGTGGATGTAGTAGTTCATGAAGCTCGGACCTTTCAAGAGCTCGCAGCACTCTTTGGCGTCAAAGGTCCGGAAGGATTCCGTGGGGATCCTGGTTGCAAGATCAGCCACACCCGCCTCGAGCATCTGCTCGGCCACGGTTGCCTCCTTCACGATCTTGACGACGATTCGCGTGAAATGAGGCCCTTCCCAGCCCTTCCAGTAATCATCGAATCTCCTGAAGATGATCTCCTCATCCGGCTTCCAGCTCTCCAGCATGTAAGGGCCGCATCCGGCCTCCCGGCCCTGATCGAACCACTTCCGGTCGTTTCCGACTGCTTTCGGGCTTATGATCCAGGCTGCGTTTGCCGAAGCGATGATCCGGTCGAACGGGGCCGGCTCTTTCAAGATGAACTGGACCGCATAGTCGCTGAGGGTCTTGATCTCCTTGAGAGGAGAAAAGATGAAGGCAGCCCCCTTGCCCATCTTCATGGTTCGCTCGATGGAGTCCTTGACAACCTGAGCGGTGAGCATGCCCCCGT
This genomic interval from Deltaproteobacteria bacterium contains the following:
- a CDS encoding ABC transporter substrate-binding protein is translated as MDKRRILKPVSILAVAALFVMGLALPGEAAKLPKDILVFASTDSITTWDPSAAYSTESSYMPNIYETLIWVSPPGSDKPFQPGLAEDWRVDDNGLKWTFYLRKGVKFHDGGMLTAQVVKDSIERTMKMGKGAAFIFSPLKEIKTLSDYAVQFILKEPAPFDRIIASANAAWIISPKAVGNDRKWFDQGREAGCGPYMLESWKPDEEIIFRRFDDYWKGWEGPHFTRIVVKIVKEATVAEQMLEAGVADLATRIPTESFRTFDAKECCELLKGPSFMNYYIHLNTAKFPFNNKLIRQAVSYAIPYKDIIDVSVAGFGRQAVGPVPNGQFGHDDTLFQYTYDLDKAKSLMAQAGYPNGIKDRLMFTYASENPAEKAFAPLVKEALGRIGIEVDIRPMIWTAQWELMKGGPEKAHHMAAVMWWPTFSDPYETLYSLWHVEEKPYWNFSYYKNPEFDRTILEAYSTPNPKQAKALYSKAQEMLIEDAPSIFLFDIERGVFKRAELKGYVINPNYPRVPFFYNMYKE